The Kocuria sp. TGY1127_2 genome includes a window with the following:
- a CDS encoding MgtC/SapB family protein, with protein MAAATDIWTLGPESNFALTSSLLLTSFVLSSIIGFERQLRQKQAGLRTLILVGTGSGLFTIVSGYGFGTLLGSDVVLDPSRIAAQIASGIGFLGAGVIFTRKNFVRGLTTAASIWVTAAVGMAAGAGLPWIAIEGTILYLIATTVLMPIVTRLPGASDRNVLRLTYIDGHGILRDILSEATSMGYTAQIESTERIGDKVVLRARFRGRPPLRSLVATLTELSGVVSVRISQDTEGGPNDED; from the coding sequence ATGGCTGCGGCGACGGATATCTGGACCCTGGGGCCGGAATCGAATTTTGCTCTGACATCGAGCCTGCTCCTGACCTCGTTCGTCCTGTCGAGCATCATCGGCTTCGAACGTCAGCTTCGTCAGAAGCAAGCTGGCCTGCGCACCCTCATCCTCGTGGGGACAGGCTCCGGGTTGTTCACGATCGTTTCGGGCTATGGGTTCGGGACCTTGCTGGGCTCCGACGTCGTACTGGACCCTTCGAGGATCGCTGCGCAGATCGCCTCCGGAATAGGCTTTCTCGGTGCGGGAGTGATCTTCACCCGCAAGAATTTTGTGCGCGGGTTGACCACGGCCGCATCCATTTGGGTCACGGCCGCCGTGGGCATGGCCGCGGGGGCGGGACTGCCGTGGATCGCAATTGAAGGTACGATCCTGTACTTGATTGCCACAACCGTCCTCATGCCCATCGTGACGAGGCTTCCCGGGGCGTCGGACCGGAACGTTCTCCGGCTCACCTACATTGATGGGCACGGAATCCTGAGGGATATCTTGTCCGAAGCGACGTCGATGGGCTATACGGCGCAGATCGAGTCGACCGAGAGAATCGGCGACAAAGTAGTGTTGCGCGCGAGATTTCGGGGACGCCCGCCACTGCGTTCTCTCGTCGCCACTTTGACGGAGCTTTCGGGAGTGGTCAGCGTCAGGATTTCACAGGACACTGAGGGCGGTCCCAACGACGAGGATTAG
- a CDS encoding alcohol dehydrogenase catalytic domain-containing protein, which produces MRAVTWQGKRNVSVEDVPDPTLQLNDDAIIRITSTAICGSDLHLYEVLGPFMDQGDVVGHEPMGVVEEAGPETNLTVGSRVVIPFTISCGRCWMCRRGLYSQCETTQVTSAGSGAQLFGYSRLYGSVPGGQAEYLRVPHADFGPIEIGSAEDGREAPDERYLFLSDILPTAWQAVQYADVPSEGTMVVFGLGPVGQFAARIGVHRGYTVFATDPVSERRQMAERHGGTALAPTDEAYEKIKDATEGRGPDAIVDAVGMESHHSPAGKLAHQASSLLPDKVARGVMKNAGVDRLSALHDAISLVRRGGTLSLSGVYGGQASPMPLLQMFDKQLQIRMGQCNVKHWIDDLLPLVDDPKDPLGVEDLVTHSLPLEQAPEGYEMFQKKMDGCIKVVLKP; this is translated from the coding sequence GACGACGCCATCATCCGTATCACTTCAACCGCAATCTGCGGTTCTGACCTCCACCTCTACGAAGTGCTCGGGCCATTCATGGACCAAGGCGACGTCGTCGGACACGAGCCTATGGGCGTCGTCGAAGAAGCAGGGCCGGAGACGAACCTGACCGTGGGATCACGCGTCGTCATTCCGTTCACTATTTCCTGCGGTCGGTGCTGGATGTGCCGGAGAGGGTTGTACTCCCAATGCGAAACGACCCAGGTCACCTCTGCAGGCAGTGGAGCTCAGCTCTTCGGCTATTCACGGCTGTACGGATCGGTTCCCGGCGGCCAGGCTGAATACCTGCGGGTCCCGCACGCCGACTTCGGTCCTATTGAGATCGGCAGCGCAGAAGACGGGCGCGAAGCACCGGACGAGCGTTACCTTTTCTTGAGCGACATTCTTCCGACCGCTTGGCAGGCCGTCCAGTATGCTGATGTCCCGTCCGAGGGAACCATGGTGGTCTTTGGCCTGGGCCCGGTCGGACAGTTCGCGGCGCGTATTGGCGTGCACCGGGGATATACGGTCTTCGCAACAGACCCAGTATCGGAAAGGCGTCAGATGGCGGAGCGTCACGGCGGGACGGCCCTGGCACCCACCGACGAGGCTTACGAAAAGATCAAAGACGCCACCGAAGGCCGCGGGCCGGACGCCATCGTCGACGCCGTCGGGATGGAAAGCCACCATTCTCCCGCGGGAAAACTCGCACACCAGGCTTCGAGCCTGCTTCCGGACAAGGTCGCCCGCGGCGTGATGAAGAACGCCGGGGTCGATCGGCTTTCGGCTTTGCACGATGCCATCTCGTTGGTGCGGCGCGGCGGCACGCTCTCCTTGAGCGGCGTCTACGGCGGCCAGGCGAGCCCCATGCCGCTGCTGCAGATGTTCGACAAGCAACTGCAGATTCGGATGGGCCAGTGCAACGTCAAGCATTGGATCGACGACCTCTTGCCCCTGGTCGATGATCCGAAAGATCCCTTGGGTGTGGAAGACCTCGTCACGCACTCGCTTCCACTGGAGCAAGCGCCGGAAGGGTACGAGATGTTCCAGAAGAAGATGGACGGTTGCATCAAAGTCGTCCTCAAGCCGTAG
- the ctaD gene encoding cytochrome c oxidase subunit I, with the protein MSTFEYSASESPAVTRNVPRSRGRIVVDWLTSTDHKTIGYMYMIASFTFFLLAGIMALVMRLELFQPGMQILETKDQFNQLFTMHGTLMLLMFGTPLFIGFANVLVPLQIGSPDVAFPRLNALAFWFFLFGSLVAIAGFITPQGAASFGWFAYAPLNSSTYTPSVGGDLWVFGLALQGFGTIMGGVNFITTILCMRAPGLTMWRVPLFTWTALINAILIIMAFPPLAASLFALGMDRRLGGHIFDAENGGSILWQHLFWFFGHPEVYILALPMFGIASEIIPVFSRKPIFGYKGLVYATIAIGALSVTVWAHHMYVTGSVMLPFFAFMSMMIAVPTGVKFFNWIGTMWQGSITFETPLLWIFGFLLTFLFGGITGIILATPPLDFHLSDTYFVVAHFHYTVFGTVVFCMFGGIYFWWPKFTGKMLNERLGKIHFWLLFIGFHTTFLIQHWLGVDGMPRRYADYMPEDGFTWMNQFSTVGAMILAVSMLPFFWNVYITTRNGKKVEVDDPWGFGSSLEWATSCPPPRHNFTALPRIRSERPALDLHHPELSTNHDVASAARRAADRVNN; encoded by the coding sequence ATGTCTACATTTGAGTATTCGGCTTCAGAGAGCCCAGCCGTTACGCGCAATGTCCCCCGGTCCCGGGGCAGGATTGTGGTCGATTGGCTCACGTCCACGGACCACAAGACCATCGGCTACATGTACATGATCGCGTCCTTCACGTTCTTCCTGCTGGCAGGCATCATGGCATTGGTCATGCGTCTTGAGCTGTTCCAGCCCGGAATGCAGATCCTGGAAACCAAGGATCAGTTCAACCAGTTGTTCACCATGCACGGCACCCTGATGCTGCTGATGTTCGGAACCCCGCTGTTTATCGGGTTCGCCAACGTGCTGGTTCCATTGCAGATCGGTTCTCCGGACGTCGCTTTTCCGCGTCTCAACGCTTTGGCGTTCTGGTTCTTCCTCTTCGGCTCGCTGGTCGCAATCGCCGGGTTCATCACCCCGCAGGGAGCAGCGTCCTTCGGCTGGTTTGCCTATGCGCCGTTGAACTCGTCGACGTACACCCCGAGTGTCGGTGGCGACCTGTGGGTCTTCGGCCTTGCCCTACAGGGCTTCGGCACCATCATGGGCGGCGTCAACTTCATCACGACGATTCTGTGCATGCGCGCACCCGGGCTGACCATGTGGCGGGTTCCGCTCTTCACCTGGACGGCCTTGATCAACGCCATACTCATCATTATGGCTTTCCCGCCTTTGGCGGCTTCGCTCTTCGCGCTCGGCATGGACCGCAGGCTGGGCGGCCATATCTTCGACGCCGAAAATGGCGGTTCGATCCTGTGGCAACACCTCTTCTGGTTCTTCGGGCACCCCGAGGTCTACATCCTGGCCCTACCCATGTTCGGCATCGCATCCGAGATCATCCCGGTGTTCTCACGCAAACCGATCTTCGGGTACAAGGGACTCGTCTACGCGACGATCGCCATCGGTGCGCTGTCCGTGACCGTGTGGGCCCACCACATGTACGTCACCGGTTCGGTCATGCTTCCGTTCTTCGCGTTCATGTCCATGATGATCGCGGTTCCGACCGGTGTGAAGTTCTTCAACTGGATTGGCACGATGTGGCAGGGATCCATAACTTTCGAGACGCCACTCTTATGGATCTTCGGATTCCTGCTGACCTTCTTGTTCGGCGGCATCACCGGGATCATCCTGGCTACTCCTCCGCTGGACTTCCACTTGTCCGATACCTATTTTGTGGTCGCGCACTTCCACTACACGGTCTTCGGAACGGTCGTGTTCTGCATGTTCGGTGGCATCTACTTCTGGTGGCCGAAGTTCACCGGCAAGATGCTCAACGAACGACTGGGCAAAATCCACTTCTGGTTGCTGTTCATCGGTTTCCACACGACCTTCCTGATCCAGCACTGGCTGGGTGTGGACGGAATGCCGCGTCGTTATGCTGATTACATGCCCGAGGACGGTTTCACCTGGATGAACCAGTTCTCGACCGTCGGCGCCATGATTCTGGCGGTGTCGATGTTGCCGTTCTTCTGGAACGTCTACATCACGACCCGCAACGGCAAAAAGGTTGAAGTCGATGATCCGTGGGGCTTTGGAAGCTCCCTGGAATGGGCGACATCCTGCCCGCCGCCGCGTCACAACTTCACGGCCCTGCCGCGAATCCGCTCGGAACGGCCTGCACTGGATCTGCACCATCCCGAGCTGTCCACCAACCACGACGTCGCGTCGGCCGCCCGCAGAGCGGCTGATCGCGTCAACAACTGA
- a CDS encoding catalase — translation MSHNQQDHSEAHEPAKGQESQPIPTPSPGRPNVESPSAKEPTNPQPPWSVSEDQHKVVPRTPTGEVANEDPDSIAQHGSFLTTSAGSRLRDTDHSLKAGERGPSLLQDHHFREKITHFDHERVPERVVHARGAGAHGFFEAYGNADSVTRAGFLAQGKKTPVFVRFSTVLGSRGSADSVRDTRGFATKFYTEEGTFDLVGNNIPVFFIQDAIKFPDVIHAGKPHPDREIPQAQSAHDTFWDFVSLHTEAQHHTMWNMSDRGIPRSYRMMEGFGIHTFRLQNASGETCLVKFHWKPKLGVHSMTWEEAQITGGMDPDFHRRDLADAIESGAYPEWELGIQVFEDTVEQMYEGIDLLDPTKIVPEEKVPVQLIGRMVLDSNPRNYFEETEQVAFHPGHLPPGIDVTDDPLLQGRLFSYIDTQLTRLGGPNFNQLPINRPHAPVNDMFRDGYGQQADHTGVAPYKPNSLDGNNPFAATEADGAFTDLPVTVAESVKTRAAPASFDDHFSQVRLFWNSLTDIEKDHVVGAYSFELGKSYETAVQKRQVENLARIDKSLCQQVADSLGLPTPDAQGLAQTGDDRSPALSQIRGAWPVDGRVIGIVVDPQDPPEGLADLHESIVESSMVPNIVSTRGGEVSGVPVTKTLTTVRSVEFDAIILAGAPSKKAADSKRQDAKTGVRAGSGLDPRVDLLLDESWRHGKAIGAWGPGTDALHGAGYSLDDPGIVTGSSPDEVLRGMTDLLSKHRVWERFETTSDSV, via the coding sequence ATGTCACACAATCAGCAAGATCACTCGGAAGCACACGAGCCTGCAAAGGGCCAGGAGTCTCAACCGATTCCTACCCCGTCCCCAGGCCGTCCCAACGTCGAGAGTCCTTCGGCCAAAGAGCCGACTAACCCCCAGCCTCCGTGGAGTGTCAGTGAGGATCAGCACAAGGTCGTGCCTCGCACGCCGACGGGAGAAGTGGCCAACGAGGACCCCGATTCGATTGCTCAGCACGGTTCATTCCTGACGACCTCCGCCGGCTCCCGATTGCGGGACACCGATCACTCGCTCAAGGCCGGAGAACGCGGCCCGTCCCTACTTCAGGATCACCACTTCAGAGAAAAGATCACGCACTTCGATCACGAACGTGTACCGGAACGAGTGGTCCACGCCCGTGGTGCCGGCGCCCACGGGTTCTTCGAGGCTTACGGCAATGCGGATTCGGTCACCAGGGCAGGATTCCTGGCTCAGGGCAAGAAGACACCGGTATTCGTGCGGTTCTCAACGGTCTTGGGATCCCGGGGGTCCGCCGACTCGGTGCGAGACACCCGCGGTTTCGCGACTAAATTCTACACCGAAGAAGGCACCTTCGACCTGGTGGGAAACAACATCCCGGTGTTCTTCATCCAGGATGCGATCAAGTTCCCGGACGTCATCCACGCGGGCAAACCGCACCCGGACCGTGAGATCCCCCAGGCACAGAGCGCCCACGACACGTTCTGGGACTTCGTCTCTTTGCACACCGAAGCACAACATCACACGATGTGGAACATGTCCGACCGCGGGATCCCTCGTTCGTACCGGATGATGGAGGGCTTTGGCATCCACACGTTCCGGTTGCAGAACGCATCGGGAGAAACGTGTCTGGTGAAATTCCATTGGAAGCCCAAACTCGGTGTTCATTCCATGACCTGGGAAGAAGCCCAGATCACTGGGGGCATGGATCCCGACTTCCACCGCAGAGACTTAGCCGACGCTATCGAGTCCGGTGCCTACCCGGAATGGGAACTGGGAATTCAGGTTTTCGAGGACACTGTCGAACAGATGTATGAAGGAATTGACCTCCTGGACCCCACCAAAATCGTCCCTGAAGAAAAGGTGCCGGTTCAGCTCATCGGTCGGATGGTCCTCGATTCCAACCCGCGCAATTATTTCGAGGAGACCGAACAGGTTGCGTTCCACCCCGGTCATCTGCCGCCAGGAATCGACGTCACCGACGACCCTTTGTTGCAGGGGCGCCTGTTCTCATACATTGACACGCAGCTGACCCGCCTCGGCGGACCGAATTTCAATCAGTTACCCATCAACCGACCGCATGCCCCGGTCAACGATATGTTCCGAGACGGATACGGGCAGCAGGCCGACCATACCGGCGTCGCGCCCTACAAGCCGAATTCCTTGGACGGCAATAATCCATTTGCCGCAACGGAAGCCGATGGGGCCTTCACGGACCTGCCCGTTACGGTTGCCGAGTCAGTCAAGACCCGCGCCGCTCCCGCGAGCTTCGACGACCATTTCAGTCAGGTCAGACTGTTCTGGAACAGTTTGACCGACATCGAAAAGGACCACGTCGTAGGTGCATATTCATTCGAGCTCGGAAAAAGCTACGAAACGGCAGTCCAAAAGCGCCAGGTAGAGAATCTCGCCCGGATCGACAAGTCGCTGTGTCAGCAAGTGGCCGACAGCCTGGGCCTGCCCACGCCTGATGCCCAAGGGCTCGCGCAAACCGGCGACGACCGGAGCCCTGCCTTGTCGCAGATCAGGGGCGCATGGCCCGTGGATGGTCGGGTCATCGGCATCGTCGTGGATCCCCAAGACCCTCCGGAAGGATTGGCAGATCTCCACGAGAGCATCGTCGAATCCTCCATGGTCCCGAACATCGTGTCCACCCGCGGCGGCGAAGTCTCCGGCGTACCCGTCACCAAAACTCTCACGACCGTTCGCTCCGTGGAATTCGACGCAATCATCCTGGCGGGTGCACCGTCCAAGAAAGCGGCGGACTCCAAACGTCAGGATGCCAAAACCGGCGTCCGAGCCGGCTCCGGCCTCGATCCCCGCGTGGATCTGCTGCTCGACGAGTCATGGAGACATGGCAAGGCAATCGGCGCTTGGGGACCCGGGACGGATGCGCTGCACGGCGCCGGATACTCGCTCGACGATCCGGGCATCGTCACGGGCTCAAGTCCTGATGAGGTGCTGCGAGGAATGACCGACTTGCTGAGCAAGCATCGCGTGTGGGAGCGGTTCGAGACCACGAGCGATTCCGTCTAA